The DNA window CCTCCCCACCGCCAAAACCCAACAATCTGTATTTGTTTCCTTAAGAGAATCCAAGCACAGACATGAATGGAATCAGCCTTTCTTTCTTCTCCATAACAGATAAACGATACATCTTAAAGAATGTCTACCGTGTCTATGCTGCACCCATCAGAAGGATACAAATCTCAAAAGTCAATCCTTAAAGCAAAGTGAAAGGTATATATGCTTTAATCAATTCAACAAGTCCAGATGAAAAACCTCCCAACTTGTGTCTAAAAGAACTAAAAAGAAATCTATATCAATCAACGAATACGATGGTAGATTAAATATTTGTGATGTTACACACTGTTTACACACAAAACAAACATAGAAACCGACAAGAAATATACAGATGAAAAACGCGAAGCTTCAAACAACagtcaaaattcacatttgcttcAACCTCAGACCCCAAACTTTTGAACTTCAGAAACACCCGAGGACCTTTTTTGGAGTTTGTCCGGTTGCACGGTATTTTGCAGCCATTTCCTCCGCCTTGAGAACCTCTTCTCCTCGTTTGGCTTCAACCATTGCCCTCTTTTCTTCTGCTTCCTTGTGAAGCAAAGCTACcttgtttttcattttctctgCATATTCTGCTTTCTTCTTTTCCAATTGTTCCTACCAATATTTGCACCTCGTTAGAATTAAAACCAATTGATAACAGACCCCCTAagtaaaattgatttaaatcataaaaagcAAAGCATGgatgcacacacacacacacacacacacacacaaaaggcAATAGAGAGCCAGTTACCTCAATTTTTTTCAGTTTTGCTTCCAGAGATGCTTTCTTGCTGTTCTCCCATGCTACAATAGCAGAGAGCTTTTTCTGGGACCTGCTCATCGATTTTAAGTCAATAGATTATTTAACAGTTAAACTCCTCACAGATGGTCATGAGAACCATAAAGATAACTTTCATAGTGATAGAATACTTAGCAATAAATCTCTTCATAGAAGATCATGGAAATTGTAAACTATAAAGAAAATTTTGTATATAGCTACAATTAGTGGAGAACACAACTATTTCGTAAGCTTCAGTCTTCTGTGAAAAGATGGAAAGGGGTTTTTGGCCTTACTTATTCTCTGCTTTGGTCTTTTCACTTTCTTCCCATGCCTTGATGAATGACAACCTTTTTGCCTTTTCAACCTCTGCAAGGGCAATATCTAAAAAAACAGAAGCAATAGATCTTAAACCTCCTCCTTTCATAGATCTTAAATACATTCAATATAATCACCAAGTAGTATCTAATGATAATAAAGCGATAGTATCACTTCATACTTACCTCTATCATGTGATCCTCCTGAGATTTTCTTTGGTTCAGGCTCTGGAGCCTCTgtcaaaatgaaaataatgttaaaacCACCAGAATAATTTTGAGCAATGACTAATGATGACAAACGTCATTAGCCCATGTAAAATATTAAAGTTATTACAAAAGACTAATCACTTCAATTCATAGTATGTCTGGATCAATCTAACTTActacataaacaaataaaattacgCAAATCGGTTCTTTAAGTACATTGATAAGATTCAGGTGTAGTAAGAGTTGCACAAAAACTAGCACCGAATTGAGGATTACCTGGAATTTCTATCAATACAGAAGAATATGACACTAATTCTTCATAAAAAAAGATATACCCTAAATTGAAGCTTCTTTTTCAATCTTAAAAGCTAGTTAATAAGACAAGATATAGCAACAGTACAAGTCCTGTTGTCAAAGCAACTTTAATCTTTCacctaaaaataatgaaaaaaaaaggggtccATAATCATATTATTAGATGCCCACGACAATAATTGATGGGCAAT is part of the Gossypium hirsutum isolate 1008001.06 chromosome D11, Gossypium_hirsutum_v2.1, whole genome shotgun sequence genome and encodes:
- the LOC107911970 gene encoding remorin, encoding MAEEVKKQAEAETTAAPPPAVEVPKAESEEKTVSPPPAEEKPEESKALVVVEKAPEPEPKKISGGSHDRDIALAEVEKAKRLSFIKAWEESEKTKAENKSQKKLSAIVAWENSKKASLEAKLKKIEEQLEKKKAEYAEKMKNKVALLHKEAEEKRAMVEAKRGEEVLKAEEMAAKYRATGQTPKKVLGCF